The genomic interval GATTATACGGGTCGGTTCACGGTTCCGGTTCTGTATgacaagaaaaacaagcTGATCGTCAGCAACGAGGTACGTCTACCTGACATGTGCCACTATATTCCTGTGTTAAccgaagagagaaaaaaagagcGCTGAGATCATCCGCATGCTTTACTACGAATTCGACGACCTCCTACCCGAGCAATACAAAAAGGTCGACCTGTTTCCCAAAGCACTGCGCAGCGAGATCGACGCCACAAATGAATGGATCTACAACGACGTCAACAACGGGGTGTACAAATCCGGCTTCGCAACCACGCAAGAGGCATACGAGAAAGCAGTAACGacgctcttctcctccctcgaccGCATCGAAACGCATCTCGCCAAGAAACTCTCTTCCGGCGGCGCACCCTACTATTTTGGTGACAGCGTCACCGAAGCGGATATTCGCCTCTTCACGACCATCATCCGCTTCGACCCGGTCTACGTGCAGCATTTCAAGTGCAACATCCGTGATATCCGCTCTGGATTCCCCGCCATCCATAGATGGGTGCGCCATCTCTACTGGGAGGTGCCTGCTTTCCGTGAGACGACGGATTTCGAGCATATCAAGAAGCACTATACCAAGTCCCACAAGCAGATCAATCAGTTTAGTATCACGCCTGTTGGACCGGTGCCGGATATTTTGcccaaggatgaggaggtgaGGGCTGTTAAGGCGGGCTGATGGATTGAGGTTTTACCTGTAGTGGTTAGGCAGAATTGATAGTCAATTTAAAATGATGTGGTTTGAACCATAAGAAAATGCCCCGCACAAGAGTAGCCTGCCAGCCACGAACCGAGGTTCATTGCGCAATATCGTCAGTATAGACAACCAATCGTGCAGAAAGAACGTAGGAGTGGGTTAATGACGGAGCCGAAGAGCTTAAAGCGTGCCATGTCAACCCCGAGTGAGCTGAGACCTGTAATAAGGAGAATTGACCAGGGTGCAGTGGATCATTGACACTGACTTAGGATGAGCATAATGTTCGACAACAGCACCCGCCAGAAAGGATCTACCTTCCTCCGTAGCTCGCCAGTATGGCGCCTATTTCCATGTGCGGGTCGGTGGGTAAGGCCGGGTCCCTAGGCTATGTCCAAAGTGTTAGGATAGTAGTAGGATAACGGTCCATCAACCCCAGCACTCTATACGCCCGTCGTGTCTAGCGGACGCCGGATTCGTAGACTTCATATAGTGGTTAGTAGGGTAGGGACTTAGCACGTTGCGTGCCATCCGAGCACTCCGTTTCCACGACTATCTTTAAGGCACTTCGGCCGCCTCGGTGTCGCCGTGAGGAGAGAATTACTACTCTTCGTCCTCCACTAGGGGGTCGATGGGTGCTAGAAGTCGTAGGTAGGGTAGTCTGCCCGTTTCTAGGAGGAAGCGCGCCGCTTTGCCTGCCTGTTTGAGGTCGGATAATGCGCTTGCTAGGTCGCTAGGGAAGTTGCCGTCTTGCCAGATATGGTTTCGTATATTGTCGTATAGTGCGCAGCCCATGATGATGTGGTGGACTGTTTTAGGTGCCTCATCGTAGGGACACTAGGCGCTGTCAGCCTGGTGGATAGAGGCTAGGTATGAGTTAAGACCGATCTTGCCCACGCGTGCGTAAAAGAGTGCATCTGCTTCTAATCATTGAGAGGTATTCCCACTACTTTTAAGCAAACAAGCTTTCACAAAGTGGGAGGCAAAGACACATAGTGAGAGAAAAAATCCCCTCCTAGGGGGTGAAGTTCTACAGCGGGTGGGAGAGATTGGGAAAAAACCAGAGGAAGCAGATCGAGATAGACACCGCTTacggagaaagaaggccGGGGCAACGCCGAGGACCTTAGTCTTCCTGAATTCGGTCACCTTGCTGACTAGTGTATAGTGGAGGACCGGCTGGGGCAACGCCGAGGACCTTGGTCTGGACCTTGGTCTTCCTGAATTCAGTCACCTTGCTAAGTGGTTGATCGATTGGCTCACTGACCAGTGTACAGTGGAGGACCGGCTGGGGCAACGCCGAGGACCTTGGTCTGGACCTTGGTCTTCCTGAATTTAGTCACCTTGCTAAGTGGCTGATCGATTGGCTCACTGACTAGTGTACAGTAGAGGACCAGTGTACAGTAGAGGACCAGTGTACAGTGGAGGACCAGTGTACAGTAGAGGACCGGTGTACAGTGGAGGACCGGTGTACAGTGGAGGACCAGTGTACAGTGGAGGACCAGTGTACAGTGGAGGACCAGTGTACAGTAGAGGACCAGTGTACAGTAGAGGACCAGTGTACAGTGGAGGACCAGTGTACAGTGGAGGACCAGTGTACAGTAGAGGACCGGTGTACAGTGGAGGACCGGTGCACATAACGCCAAGAGTCGCGTAGATGGATTTGTTCAACCAGCTGACTCGTTTCTTAGTTTGAACACCGGGGGACTTGATCTGTGGGGGCGCGTGTCCAAGACCTCTGGGCATGCCCGAT from Penicillium psychrofluorescens genome assembly, chromosome: 5 carries:
- a CDS encoding uncharacterized protein (ID:PFLUO_007646-T1.cds;~source:funannotate), translated to MATGNPQKITDWVNPSDKSGEFKRQQSIFRNWISREPGAKFPPEKDRYHLYVSYACPWAHRTLITRNLKGLENIITFSSVHWHLGEKGWRFATSDEKLPGKNTIPDPLHPQFTHLQEIYFSNDPDYTGRFTVPVLYDKKNKLIVSNESAEIIRMLYYEFDDLLPEQYKKVDLFPKALRSEIDATNEWIYNDVNNGVYKSGFATTQEAYEKAVTTLFSSLDRIETHLAKKLSSGGAPYYFGDSVTEADIRLFTTIIRFDPVYVQHFKCNIRDIRSGFPAIHRWVRHLYWEVPAFRETTDFEHIKKHYTKSHKQINQFSITPVGPVPDILPKDEEVRAVKAG